One region of Pseudomonas glycinae genomic DNA includes:
- the murI gene encoding glutamate racemase: MREAPIAVFDSGVGGLSVLAEIQRLLPNESLLYLGDCGHIPYGEKTPEFIRQRCSVMAGFFREQGAKALVIACNTATVAGVADLRRDFPDWPIVGMEPAVKPAAAATRSGVVGVLATTGTLQSAKFAALLDRFATDVRVITQPCPGLVERIESGDLHSPELRALLKHYVDPLLANGCDTIILGCTHYPFLKPMLKSMIPETISLIDTGAAVARQLQRLLAQRDLLAEGPNRPVRFWTSADPASLRKTLALLGQVAGEVEKFNL; this comes from the coding sequence ATGCGTGAAGCGCCGATTGCCGTCTTCGATTCCGGCGTAGGCGGTCTGTCGGTGCTGGCGGAAATTCAGCGTCTGCTGCCGAATGAATCGCTGCTGTACCTCGGTGATTGCGGCCATATTCCTTATGGCGAGAAAACTCCGGAATTCATCCGCCAGCGTTGCAGCGTGATGGCCGGTTTTTTCCGCGAGCAGGGCGCCAAGGCGCTGGTGATCGCCTGCAACACCGCGACCGTGGCCGGTGTCGCCGATCTGCGCCGGGACTTTCCTGACTGGCCGATCGTCGGCATGGAGCCGGCGGTCAAACCGGCCGCAGCCGCCACCCGCAGCGGTGTTGTGGGCGTACTCGCCACCACCGGTACGTTGCAGAGCGCCAAGTTCGCCGCGCTGCTCGATCGTTTCGCCACCGATGTGCGGGTCATCACTCAGCCGTGTCCCGGACTGGTCGAGCGCATTGAAAGCGGCGATCTGCACAGCCCCGAGTTGCGTGCATTGCTCAAGCACTATGTCGATCCGCTTCTGGCCAATGGTTGCGACACGATCATCCTCGGCTGCACCCACTACCCGTTTCTCAAGCCGATGCTCAAGTCGATGATTCCCGAGACCATCAGCCTGATCGATACGGGCGCGGCGGTAGCACGGCAGCTGCAGCGGTTGTTGGCCCAGCGTGATCTGCTTGCCGAAGGTCCGAACCGACCGGTCAGATTCTGGACCAGCGCTGATCCCGCGTCTTTACGCAAGACCCTGGCCCTGCTGGGGCAAGTCGCCGGCGAAGTCGAGAAATTCAACTTGTAA
- a CDS encoding molybdopterin-synthase adenylyltransferase MoeB encodes MLNDQELLRYSRQILLQHIDIDGQLKLKDSRVLIVGLGGLGAPVALYLAAAGVGELHLADFDTVDLTNLQRQIIHDTDSVGMPKVDSALKRLSAINPDIKLVPHRQALDEDSLAAAVAAVDLVLDCSDNFSTREAVNAACVAGRKPLVSGAAIRLEGQLSVFDPRRAESPCYHCLYGHGSEAELTCSEAGVVGPLVGLVGSLQALEALKLLAGFGEPLVGRLLLIDALGSRFRELRVKRDPGCSVCGSQHA; translated from the coding sequence GTGCTGAATGATCAGGAATTGTTGCGCTACAGTCGGCAGATCCTGCTGCAACACATCGACATCGATGGCCAGTTGAAGCTCAAGGACAGCCGGGTTTTGATCGTCGGCCTTGGTGGTCTCGGTGCGCCGGTTGCCTTATATCTGGCGGCGGCGGGTGTCGGTGAATTGCATCTGGCGGATTTCGACACGGTCGACCTGACCAACCTGCAACGCCAGATCATCCACGACACCGATAGCGTCGGCATGCCCAAGGTCGACTCGGCGCTCAAGCGCCTGAGCGCGATCAATCCTGACATCAAGCTGGTGCCCCATCGTCAGGCGCTTGACGAGGATTCCCTCGCCGCAGCCGTGGCGGCGGTTGATCTGGTGCTCGACTGCTCAGACAATTTCTCCACCCGCGAAGCGGTTAACGCCGCCTGTGTGGCCGGGCGCAAGCCGTTGGTCAGCGGCGCCGCGATTCGCCTCGAAGGACAGCTTTCGGTATTCGACCCGCGTCGCGCCGAAAGCCCGTGCTACCACTGTCTGTACGGTCACGGCAGCGAAGCCGAACTGACTTGCAGCGAAGCCGGTGTGGTCGGGCCGCTGGTCGGTCTGGTCGGCAGCCTGCAAGCGCTGGAAGCCCTGAAGTTGCTGGCGGGATTCGGCGAGCCGCTGGTGGGGCGTCTGCTGTTGATTGATGCACTGGGCTCGCGTTTCCGTGAGCTGCGGGTCAAGCGCGACCCCGGTTGCAGCGTCTGTGGTTCGCAGCATGCGTGA
- the prmC gene encoding peptide chain release factor N(5)-glutamine methyltransferase, giving the protein MTIIASLLRAAELPDSPTARLDAELLLAAALGKSRSFLHTWPERIVPSEAALVFAEYLQRRRGGEPVAYILGQQGFWKLDLEVAPHTLIPRPDTELLVEAALELLPATPAKVLDLGTGSGAIALALASERPAWKVTAVDRVLEAVALAERNRQRLHLNNATVLSSHWFSALEGKRFELIISNPPYIRAADPHLVEGDVRFEPESALVAGIDGLDDLRLIIAQAPAHLEAGGWLMLEHGYDQAEAVRDLLLTQGFEEVHSRTDLGGHQRISLGRLPC; this is encoded by the coding sequence ATGACCATCATCGCCAGCCTGTTGCGCGCCGCCGAACTGCCGGATTCGCCCACGGCGCGTCTGGATGCCGAATTGCTTCTGGCCGCCGCGCTGGGCAAATCCCGCAGTTTTCTTCACACCTGGCCGGAACGCATCGTGCCCAGCGAAGCTGCGCTGGTCTTTGCCGAGTACCTGCAACGTCGCCGCGGCGGCGAGCCGGTCGCCTACATTTTGGGTCAGCAGGGTTTCTGGAAGCTGGATCTGGAAGTCGCGCCGCACACGCTGATCCCGCGTCCGGACACCGAACTGCTGGTGGAAGCCGCGCTGGAATTGTTGCCGGCAACCCCGGCCAAAGTGCTTGATCTGGGCACCGGCAGCGGGGCGATTGCCCTGGCTCTGGCCAGCGAGCGCCCGGCGTGGAAGGTCACCGCCGTGGATCGCGTGCTGGAAGCCGTGGCCTTGGCCGAACGCAATCGCCAGCGTCTGCACCTGAATAACGCAACGGTGCTGAGCAGCCACTGGTTCAGCGCCCTCGAAGGCAAGCGTTTCGAGTTGATCATCAGCAATCCGCCATACATCCGCGCGGCCGATCCGCATCTGGTGGAAGGCGATGTGCGCTTCGAACCGGAAAGCGCCTTGGTTGCCGGCATCGACGGGCTCGACGATCTGCGTCTGATCATCGCCCAGGCGCCGGCGCATCTGGAAGCTGGTGGCTGGTTGATGCTCGAACACGGCTATGATCAAGCCGAAGCCGTGCGCGATCTGCTGCTGACGCAAGGTTTCGAAGAAGTCCACAGCCGCACCGATCTGGGCGGCCATCAACGGATCAGCCTGGGGCGCCTGCCGTGCTGA
- the prfA gene encoding peptide chain release factor 1 — protein MKASLLNKLDILQDRFEELTALLGDGEVISDQTKFRAYSKEYAELEPVVQGYKKLLGVQSDLEGAQALLKDSDPDMREMAVEEVREAKELLITLESDLQRMLLPKDPNDGRNVFLEIRAGTGGDEAAIFSGDLFRMYSRYAERRGWRVEILSENEGEHGGYKEVIARIEGDNVYGKLKFESGAHRVQRVPATESQGRIHTSACTVAVLPEPDEREAIEINPADLRVDTYRSSGAGGQHVNTTDSAIRITHIPTGTVVECQEERSQHKNRARAMAWLAAKLNDQQTAAAANAIASERKLLVGSGDRSERIRTYNFAQGRVTDHRVNLTLYSLDEILAGGVEAVIEPLLAEYQADQLAAIGE, from the coding sequence ATGAAAGCGTCACTGCTCAATAAGCTGGACATTCTCCAGGACCGTTTCGAGGAACTGACCGCGCTGCTCGGCGACGGCGAAGTCATTTCCGACCAGACCAAATTCCGCGCCTATTCCAAGGAATACGCCGAACTTGAGCCGGTGGTACAAGGCTATAAAAAGCTGCTCGGTGTACAAAGCGATCTTGAAGGCGCGCAGGCGCTGCTCAAGGACAGCGACCCGGACATGCGTGAAATGGCCGTGGAAGAAGTCCGCGAAGCCAAGGAATTGCTGATCACGCTGGAATCCGACCTGCAACGCATGCTGCTGCCCAAGGATCCCAACGACGGGCGCAACGTGTTTCTCGAAATTCGCGCCGGCACCGGTGGTGACGAGGCGGCGATCTTCTCGGGTGACCTGTTCCGCATGTATTCGCGTTACGCCGAACGGCGTGGCTGGCGCGTGGAGATCCTCTCGGAGAACGAAGGCGAACATGGCGGCTATAAAGAAGTCATCGCCCGCATCGAAGGCGACAACGTTTACGGCAAGCTGAAATTCGAATCCGGCGCGCACCGCGTACAGCGTGTACCTGCCACCGAATCCCAGGGCCGTATCCACACCTCGGCCTGCACCGTGGCGGTATTGCCCGAGCCGGACGAGCGTGAAGCCATCGAGATCAACCCGGCGGATTTGCGCGTCGACACTTACCGCTCCTCCGGGGCCGGTGGTCAGCACGTCAACACCACCGATTCGGCGATCCGCATCACCCACATCCCGACCGGGACCGTTGTCGAGTGCCAGGAAGAACGTTCCCAGCACAAGAACCGTGCCCGGGCGATGGCCTGGCTGGCGGCCAAACTCAACGACCAGCAGACGGCGGCGGCGGCCAACGCCATCGCCAGCGAACGTAAATTGCTGGTGGGTTCCGGTGACCGCTCCGAGCGCATCCGTACCTACAACTTTGCCCAAGGCCGGGTCACCGACCATCGCGTCAACCTGACCCTGTATTCCCTCGACGAAATCCTCGCCGGTGGCGTCGAAGCGGTGATCGAGCCGTTGCTGGCCGAATACCAGGCCGACCAGCTCGCAGCGATAGGTGAGTAA